A single Thermovirga sp. DNA region contains:
- a CDS encoding alanine/ornithine racemase family PLP-dependent enzyme, with product MSIDTAVISRNAEKVVKLCRGKGIRVWGVTKGVSAHPAVASAMLEGGCAGLADSRVDNIWRLRLFGFRHPMMLLRIPMPGEMRDLAETVDCCLVSMPKSILMLDRSCEEAGTEIGIIVMVDLGDLREGIWPDGVEEMADALRQCRRLRCLGVGSNLGCLSGVLPSVTNLSLLVRTGRELSSFLGYPLEVVSGGATSSLALVEDGAMPEGVNQLRVGEGILLGTDVTGNRVISYLERNAVRITAEVVEVRRKPSMPIGKTGADAFGNIPVFQDRGVRRRVIVAMGRQDVRPEGLTPVDQGLDIIGASSDHLTLDAEDFKGSLEPGDALSFIADYGAMLAAATSPYVRTRIIKN from the coding sequence ATGAGCATCGACACGGCGGTGATCTCGAGGAACGCGGAAAAAGTGGTCAAACTTTGCAGAGGGAAGGGCATCCGCGTGTGGGGGGTCACAAAGGGAGTAAGCGCCCATCCCGCCGTCGCATCGGCGATGCTCGAGGGCGGTTGCGCAGGTCTTGCCGACAGTCGGGTTGACAATATATGGAGGCTTCGCCTTTTCGGGTTTCGCCATCCCATGATGCTCCTCAGGATACCCATGCCCGGCGAGATGAGGGACCTGGCCGAGACCGTCGACTGTTGCCTGGTCTCCATGCCTAAATCGATTTTGATGCTGGACCGGTCTTGCGAGGAAGCGGGTACCGAGATCGGGATTATTGTGATGGTTGACCTGGGCGACCTGCGGGAGGGGATATGGCCCGATGGCGTGGAGGAGATGGCCGACGCCCTCCGCCAATGCCGCAGGCTCCGGTGCCTTGGAGTCGGGAGCAACCTGGGGTGCCTGTCGGGAGTGCTCCCGTCGGTGACGAACCTGTCACTCCTGGTCCGGACCGGTCGAGAACTCTCCTCCTTCCTGGGTTATCCGCTGGAAGTGGTCTCCGGGGGTGCTACATCCTCCCTGGCCCTGGTCGAGGACGGCGCAATGCCGGAAGGGGTCAACCAGCTGAGGGTGGGGGAGGGTATCCTGCTCGGGACCGATGTCACGGGTAACAGGGTGATATCCTACCTTGAAAGAAACGCCGTAAGGATAACCGCCGAGGTAGTGGAAGTCAGGAGAAAACCCTCGATGCCCATAGGAAAGACGGGTGCCGATGCTTTCGGCAATATCCCGGTTTTCCAGGACAGGGGTGTGAGGCGGCGGGTCATTGTCGCCATGGGACGGCAGGATGTGAGGCCCGAGGGGCTAACACCTGTCGATCAAGGGCTTGACATCATAGGGGCTTCCAGCGACCATTTGACCCTTGATGCCGAAGATTTCAAGGGCTCCCTTGAGCCTGGCGATGCCCTTTCATTCATCGCCGATTACGGCGCCATGCTGGCGGCCGCCACGTCGCCCTATGTCAGAACAAGGATCATAAAAAACTGA